The following is a genomic window from Clostridia bacterium.
AGAAGCGGCATCTGAGCAAAGCCATAATACCGGTCCTGCAATCTCTTCCGGCTTTCCATATCGACTCATGGGGGTTTTATCTAATACCTTTCTGCCTCTCTCGGTAGGATTTCCGTTTTCATCTACCATGAGAAATCGATTCTGCTGTGTTAGTAAAAATCCCGGTGCAATAGCATTTACGCGAATATCAGTAGAGTAATTTTGATTGAAATGCACTGCCATCCATTGGGTGAAATTACTCACAGCTGCTTTTGCACCTGAGTAGGCAATAGTTTTAGTCAAAGGATGATAGGCCGCCATAGAAGATATATTAATCACACAACCCTTGCCTGATTCTAAAAATAATTCTCCAAAAACCTGTGTCGTCAATACAGCTCCCATTACATTTAAATCGAAAACCCACTTGAGAGCCTCTGGATCCAGATCGAAAAAACTGAGTTGTTCTGCAGTGGTAGCTTCTTTTTTGTTTCCACCTGCTCCGTTAATCAAGATATCAATAGTACCGTATTTATCTACCACATAGTCCTTAGCCTTCTCTAGACTTTCCCGATTCAACACGTCTGCCCTACAAGCGATGGCCATTCCACCATTCTCTATTATTTCATCTGCAATGGCCTGTGCCTTATCCTCAAATAGATCCAATATAGCTACTTTGACACCTTTGTTGGCCAGTTCTCTAGCCATGACACTGCATAAGATCCCTGCACCACCGGTAATAACTGCCGTATTGTTGGCTAGGTTAAAGCTTACACTCATCTAGCTTCAGCACTCCTTTCTCC
Proteins encoded in this region:
- a CDS encoding SDR family oxidoreductase — its product is MSVSFNLANNTAVITGGAGILCSVMARELANKGVKVAILDLFEDKAQAIADEIIENGGMAIACRADVLNRESLEKAKDYVVDKYGTIDILINGAGGNKKEATTAEQLSFFDLDPEALKWVFDLNVMGAVLTTQVFGELFLESGKGCVINISSMAAYHPLTKTIAYSGAKAAVSNFTQWMAVHFNQNYSTDIRVNAIAPGFLLTQQNRFLMVDENGNPTERGRKVLDKTPMSRYGKPEEIAGPVLWLCSDAASFVNGAVIPIDGGFSAYWGI